In Carassius gibelio isolate Cgi1373 ecotype wild population from Czech Republic chromosome B2, carGib1.2-hapl.c, whole genome shotgun sequence, a single genomic region encodes these proteins:
- the LOC127951182 gene encoding delta-like protein C, whose amino-acid sequence MAQLLSTCFLVLISVQLVKPFAVLELKVNSFTNTSSSVCEQSKDCQVFFNVCLNYTQDVTSYRQACSSDTGLTGPFSSDPSSITTAQIHLPFNLKRLGTATVIIKAWNVESSYNQPTENLEIGHFATKIDLTTSQKWSVGEQSELRFFYRVVCYEFYYGDDCSVFCRSRDDYFGHFTCDDAGNRNCLPGWQGEYCTEPICLSGCSEEHGSCGVPGECKCQYGWQGPLCEECLPFPGCQHGTCKHPWQCMCEKGWGGLLCDKDLNV is encoded by the exons ATGGCTCAGCTTCTTTCAACATGCTTCTTAGTTTTGATATCAGTGCAGCTG gtCAAACCCTTTGCTGTGTTGGAGTTAAAAGTGAACTCTTTCACAAATAccagcagcagtgtgtgtgaacaGTCCAAAGACTGTCAGGTTTTTTTCAATGTTTGTCTGAACTACACGCAGGACGTCACATCATATAGACAGGCATGTTCAAGTGACACTGGACTGACAGGACCATTCAGCTCAGACCCGAGCTCCATCACTACTGCACAAATACATTTGCCCTTTAACTTAAAACGGCTG GGAACAGCCACAGTGATAATTAAAGCATGGAATGTAGAGTCTTCCTATAATCAGCCAACAG AGAATCTAGAGATTGGCCACTTCGCCACCAAAATAGATCTTACTACTAGTCAGAAATGGTCCGTGGGAGAGCAAAGTGAGCTACGATTTTTCTATCGTGTGGTATGCTATGAATTCTACTATGGCGATGACTGCTCTGTTTTCTGCCGTTCACGGGATGACTATTTCGGTCACTTTACCTGTGACGATGCTGGCAACAGAAATTGTTTGCCTGGATGGCAAGGAGAATATTGCACAGAGC CTATCTGCTTATCTGGATGTAGTGAGGAACATGGTTCCTGTGGTGTCCCTGGTGAGTGCAAATGCCAGTATGGATGGCAGGGCCCCCTCTGTGAGGAGTGCTTACCTTTCCCAGGGTGCCAGCATGGCACCTGCAAACATCCCTGGCAGTGCATGTGTGAGAAGGGATGGGGTGGCCTGCTGTGCGACAAGGATCTTAATGTTTGA
- the fzd8b gene encoding frizzled-8b, translating into MDSPTQGSHWPPLALCFLLLWSSVCAREPVCQEISVPLCRGIGYNYTYMPNQFNHDTQDEAGLEVHQFWPLVEIQCSPDLRFFLCSLYTPICLEDYKKPLPPCRSVCERAKAGCAPLMRQYGFPWPDRMRCDLLPVQGDPSTLCMDYNRTDATASPAAPKPTSRPGKPYNRKNKSSLGSTSCEPECHCRAPLVTVSSDRHPLYNRVKTGQIPNCAMPCHNPYLSPEERTFATFWIGVWSVLCFLSTFFTVATFLIDIERFKYPERPIIFLSACYMFVSVGYIIRLIAGHERVACNRDNEMDYIHYETTGPALCTLVFVLIYFFGMASAIWWVILTFTWFLAAGMKWGNEAIARYSQYFHLAAWLIPSVKSITALALSSVDGDSVAGICYVGNQNLENLRGFVVAPLVIYLFIGTVFLFAGFVSLFRIRSVIKQGGTKTDKLERLMIRIGVFTVLHTFVAMVIVACYVYEQHNREAWEIAHACNCPSDKKAQKPDYAVFMLKYFMCLSVGITSGAWTWSGKTLDSWRAFCTRRCCTWGSKGTSGSVYSDASTRLTWRSGTASWVLCAPKQMPLSRV; encoded by the coding sequence ATGGACTCGCCTACGCAGGGGTCCCACTGGCCTCCACTCGCGCTCTGTTTCCTGCTATTGTGGAGCTCCGTGTGCGCTCGTGAGCCGGTCTGTCAGGAGATCTCTGTGCCATTGTGTAGAGGGATCGGTTACAACTACACCTATATGCCCAACCAATTCAACCACGACACCCAGGATGAAGCTGGGCTCGAGGTGCACCAGTTCTGGCCCCTCGTGGAGATCCAGTGTTCCCCGGACCTGCGCTTCTTTCTTTGCAGTCTCTACACGCCCATATGCCTCGAGGACTATAAGAAGCCTTTGCCGCCGTGCAGGAGCGTGTGCGAACGGGCAAAAGCGGGATGCGCGCCTCTGATGAGGCAATACGGTTTCCCGTGGCCGGACCGAATGAGATGCGATCTTCTCCCTGTGCAGGGAGATCCAAGCACTCTGTGTATGGACTACAACAGGACTGATGCTACAGCCTCACCAGCAGCTCCAAAACCAACCAGCCGACCGGGGAAACCATACAACCGGAAAAATAAAAGCAGTCTTGGATCTACTTCATGTGAACCGGAGTGTCACTGTCGTGCGCCTTTGGTGACCGTGAGCAGTGACCGTCATCCGTTGTATAACCGGGTAAAGACAGGGCAGATCCCCAATTGCGCAATGCCATGCCACAACCCGTATCTTTCTCCGGAGGAAAGGACATTTGCCACATTCTGGATCGGAGTTTGGTCGGTTTTGTGTTTCTTGTCCACCTTCTTCACAGTTGCCACTTTCCTAATTGACATCGAGAGGTTTAAATACCCCGAGCGTCCGATCATTTTCCTGTCCGCCTGCTATATGTTCGTGTCCGTGGGGTACATAATCAGACTCATCGCGGGCCACGAAAGAGTCGCGTGCAATCGGGATAACGAGATGGACTATATCCATTATGAAACCACGGGTCCCGCGCTTTGCACGCTTGTATTTGTTCTCATCTATTTTTTCGGGATGGCGAGCGCTATCTGGTGGGTGATCCTGACGTTTACGTGGTTCCTCGCGGCAGGGATGAAGTGGGGAAATGAAGCGATCGCACGATACTCGCAGTATTTTCACCTGGCCGCGTGGCTCATCCCGAGCGTCAAATCTATCACCGCGCTCGCGCTGAGCTCGGTGGACGGGGACTCGGTTGCGGGAATCTGCTACGTAGGCAACCAAAACTTGGAAAACCTGCGGGGATTTGTGGTCGCGCCACTGGTGATTTATCTTTTTATCGGAACAGTATTTTTATTCGCGGGCTTCGTGTCTTTGTTTCGGATACGGAGCGTTATTAAACAAGGAGGAACGAAAACGGACAAACTCGAGAGGTTGATGATTCGGATCGGGGTATTTACGGTCCTGCATACGTTCGTTGCAATGGTGATTGTGGCTTGTTACGTTTACGAACAGCACAATCGCGAAGCGTGGGAAATCGCGCATGCGTGTAACTGCCCGTCGGATAAAAAAGCTCAGAAACCGGATTACGCCGTGTTCATGCTCAAGTATTTCATGTGCCTTTCGGTGGGGATCACGTCGGGTGCGTGGACGTGGTCCGGTAAAACTTTGGACTCGTGGCGAGCCTTTTGCACGCGCCGCTGCTGCACCTGGGGCAGTAAAGGCACGAGCGGTTCGGTGTACAGTGACGCAAGCACGAGACTGACGTGGAGGTCCGGTACAGCAAGTTGGGTTTTGTGCGCTCCAAAACAAATGCCACTGTCCCGAGTGTGA